One Apis cerana isolate GH-2021 linkage group LG15, AcerK_1.0, whole genome shotgun sequence DNA window includes the following coding sequences:
- the LOC107995589 gene encoding uncharacterized protein LOC107995589 isoform X2, translated as MPSSEKTSLTCDNPTRVYYGQDALPFYSHTRRQLLRIRCIAYTIAVAIFTMALVVTVSYSVSHDIMDIGPNLTAPSFESNANLSRSLKKLKLGFAPESGSYTLFSNPSIAPSNSIFLPDQTRETVTRRLSKEEVREGLKAGRQAVSERLFTDASTSPLTSPSPEVRHRHAVSTCIDAGTLALAAVAELAATRKIENLRAIQGEPSAVGSFFDAGWKIFGACKQLTEPDCPPTVKYRTFDGSCNRPMQMGVAMTPFVRHLPPDYGDGIDSPRRAVSGADLPSAREVSLIVHKPSPSSNPSFTVMLAVYGQFLDHDITATALSQGLNGTSIPCCPPSDAHPECFPVPVSSGDPVFDVAGRTCMDFVRSAPAPQCKLGPRQQLNQVSAFIDGSMIYGTDKSTAENLREFRGGRLKMQLTPDNRTLLPPSTDPNDGCNRETERRRGRYCFAAGDARANENLHLTTMHLLWARQHNRVAERLARINPSWDDQTLYEESRRVVGAQLQHITYREFVPIVLGDRETDERDLRPLRSGHRSWKLDRNDTSVDPSIANSFAAAAFRFAHTLLPGLMRMTDERAGTSSYVELHRMLFNPYSLYAEGGLRSSITSATRNMIQMTSAHVTSQLTNHLFEDPVANTTVPCGLDLVSLNIQRGRDHGLPGYTVWREYCGLGRAESFSDLEGHLDPRTLEDISSLYESVHDIDLYTGALAELPNAGSIVGSTFMCLIADQFVRLQRGDRFWYEVGGQPHSFTEDQLTELRKMSLARLICDCSDEIGQIQAEVMRAVGPENPIISCENIPAPSYEPWKEIEKAESFNWTGLRNDINNTIEEIVAYINNSRTNLDTDWAAFKNYISDAFSDLRNQLFPLHPSNDSQETQKERSDSEIGVANAYRFWNGLKSNVTRSLNRSMSTMTGGPAAVTKWMAFKRSVVDQFANLKDQIAATRADVAPKLAMKKRYEQEQISLNSSRMSDMILAIFDWKNFKNNIISSLNNTITDIKSDKMSPPIGDQAWVTYRNEITRSFSKFKTVPPSLEHATSFNTRENISFRSTTFSPVITSNNVSNLTLDWSEFRARINDSVTRMIEGILSKRSTEIDPIAWATFRVTVKDEFARLRSEIGSIKDEWLGTETDRGEDSLNLWLNWFKYNYSEFDSLVVPSREEWDDFKKEINDTVMNILTIANSSDEYSFDELHRTFNRSFADLKNQLSSLRTLIEKTYNNKAAADWLAFQAQLNSTVKDLVDGLKNDELSIEDAMVVLLKAEDEMSNVRLPANSTAIPPADWIQYASHVNKTISDTLRNINDSRNHYGTMMLRAKETIITSSSSNDPEKFKTNWLVVPCLLASLHVFTMVSKLQIRV; from the exons AGCGATCTTCACCATGGCTCTCGTAGTGACAGTGAGTTACTCCGTGAGCCACGACATAATGGATATAGGGCCGAATCTGACAGCCCCCTCGTTCGAGTCCAACGCGAATCTTAGCAGATCTTTGAAGAAACTGAAGCTAGGCTTCGCCCCCGAATCTGGCTCTTACACGTTGTTCAGCAACCCTTCCATCGCCCCATCCAATTCCATCTTCTTGCCTGATCAAACGAGAGAAACCGTGACACGGAGATTGTCCAAGGAGGAGGTGAGAGAAGGATTGAAAGCTGGTCGCCAGGCGGTTAGCGAGCGCCTTTTCACGGACGCCTCAACGTCACCGTTGACCTCACCGTCGCCTGAAGTCAGGCATCGTCACGCAGTCAGCACCTGCATCGATGCCGGCACGCTGGCTCTGGCCGCTGTTGCCGAGCTTGCGGCAACAAGAAAGATCGAAAACTTGAGGGCCATTCAGGGAGAGCCGTCTGCCGTTGGAAGCTTCTTCGACGCaggatggaaaatttttg GCGCGTGCAAGCAACTGACCGAACCGGACTGTCCACCCACCGTCAAATACAGGACCTTCGACGGAAGTTGCAACAGGCCTATGCAGATGGGAGTCGCGATGACACCTTTCGTAAGACACCTGCCCCCTGATTACGGGGATGGCATCGATTCCCCCCGCAGAGCGGTTTCGGGCGCCGATTTACCCTCGGCGAGGGAGGTCAGCCTGATAGTTCACAAACCTTCGCCAAGTAGCAACCCGAGTTTCACAGTGATGCTGGCCGTTTACGGCCAATTTCTGGACCACGATATCACGGCCACTGCCCTCAGTCAAGGTCTGAACGGCACCTCGATCCCATGTTGTCCACCGTCCGACGCCCATCCCGAGTGCTTCCCTGTCCCCGTCTCGTCCGGAGATCCCGTGTTCGACGTCGCAGGAAGAACCTGCATGGACTTCGTCAGATCGGCCCCGGCACCCCAGTGCAAACTCGGCCCCAGGCAACAGTTGAACCAG GTATCGGCGTTCATAGACGGGTCGATGATTTACGGCACGGACAAGAGCACGGCCGAGAATTTGCGCGAGTTCAGGGGCGGCCGTTTGAAAATGCAACTGACCCCCGACAATCGAACTCTCTTGCCTCCTAGCACGGATCCCAACGACGGGTGCAACCGTGAAACCGAGCGACGCAGAGGGAGATACTGTTTTGCGGCAGGCGACGCGAGGGCGAACGAGAATCTTCACTTGACCACGATGCACCTATTGTGGGCGCGGCAGCACAACAGGGTGGCCGAGCGACTGGCGAGGATCAACCCCTCGTGGGACGACCAGACGCTGTACGAGGAGTCTCGACGCGTGGTCGGCGCCCAATTGCAACACATCACGTATCGAGAGTTCGTGCCAATAGTTCTGGGCGATCGGGAGACGGATGAGAGGGACCTCAGACCCCTGAGATCTGGCCACAGAAGCTGGAAATTAGACAGGAATGACACGAGCGTCGATCCGAGTATAGCGAACAGTTTTGCTGCGGCCGCGTTCAGATTCGCCCACACCTTGCTGCCCGGATTGATGAGGATGACCGACGAGAGGGCGGGGACTTCCTCCTACGTGGAGTTGCATCGAATGCTGTTCAACCCTTACAGCCTGTACGCGGAGGGTGGGTTGAGGAGTTCCATCACATCAGCGACCAGAAACATGATCCAGATGACGTCCGCTCACGTCACCTCTCAGCTGACCAATCACTTGTTCGAGGACCCAGTCGCGAACACGACCGTCCCATGTGGCCTGGATCTGGTCTCGTTGAATATACAGCGTGGAAGGGATCACGGGCTCCCGGGTTACACGGTGTGGAGGGAATATTGCGGATTGGGAAGGGCGGAAAGTTTCTCAGACTTGGAGGGCCACCTAGATCCACGAACTCTCGAGGATATTTCATCGTTGTACGAGTCCGTTCACGATATCGATCTGTACACGGGGGCTCTGGCCGAGTTGCCTAACGCTGGTAGCATCGTTGGATCCACTTTCATGTGCCTGATCGCCGACCAGTTCGTCAGGTTGCAGAGGGGAGACAGATTTTGGTACGAGGTGGGTGGACAACCTCATTCGTTCACCGAag aTCAGCTTACCGAGTTGCGTAAGATGTCGCTGGCGAGGTTGATTTGCGACTGTTCGGACGAGATAGGACAGATTCAGGCGGAGGTGATGCGAGCGGTCGGTCCGGAGAATCCCATCATCTCTTGCGAGAATATACCAGCGCCATCTTACGAGCCGTGGAAGGAAATCGAGAAAGCAGAATCGTTCAATTGGACAGGTTTGAGGAACGATATTAACAACACGATCGAAGAGATCGTGGCTTACATCAACAACTCCAGGACCAATCTGGACACCGATTGGGCagcgtttaaaaattacataagcGACGCGTTTTCCGATCTTAGAAATCAATTGTTCCCGTTGCATCCATCGAACGACAGCCAAGAAACCCAAAAAGAGAGATCGGATTCTGAAATTGGAGTAGCGAACGCGTATCGATTTTGGAACGGTTTGAAAAGTAACGTGACGAGATCGCTGAATCGGTCTATGAGCACGATGACTGGCGGGCCAGCCGCGGTGACCAAGTGGATGGCGTTTAAACGAAGCGTCGTCGATCAGTTTGCCAATTTGAAGGATCAGATCGCGGCCACGAGGGCGGATGTTGCGCCCAAATTGGCGATGAAGAAGAGGTACGAGCAGGAACAAATTTCGTTGAATAGTTCGAGAATGAGCGACATGATTCTGGCAATCTTCGATTGGAAGAACTTCAAGAACAACATAATATCGTCCTTGAACAACACTATCACCGATATAAAAAGCGACAAAATGTCTCCTCCCATCGGTGATCAAGCTTGGGTCACATATAGAAACGAGATTACGAGAAGTTTCTCCAAGTTCAAGACCGTCCCACCATCATTGGAACACGCCACGTCGTTCAACACGAGagaaaacatttcttttcgTTCAACCACTTTCTCACCAGTTATCACGAGTAACAACGTGTCCAATTTGACTCTCGACTGGTCAGAGTTCAGGGCTCGAATCAACGATTCTGTGACCAGGATGATCGAAGGTATTCTGAGCAAGAGATCTACGGAGATCGATCCGATCGCTTGGGCAACGTTTCGAGTCACGGTTAAAGACGAATTCGCGAGGTTGAGAAGCGAAATTGGGAGCATTAAAGACGAGTGGCTGGGAACGGAAACCGACAGAGGAGAAGATTCGTTGAATCTTTGGTTAAACTGGttcaaatacaattattcCGAGTTTGATTCGCTCGTTGTTCCTTCGAGGGAGGAATGGGACGATTTTAAGAAAGAGATCAACGATACCGTGATGAATATCCTGACCATCGCCAATTCGTCCGATGAATACAGTTTCGACGAGCTTCACAGGACGTTCAATCGATCTTTCGCCGATCTTAAGAATCAGCTGTCATCTTTGAGAACGTTGATCGAGAAGACTTACAATAACAAGGCGGCTGCCGATTGGCTCGCCTTCCAAGCGCAATTGAATTCCACGGTGAAGGATCTGGTCGATGGTTTGAAGAACGACGAGTTGTCCATCGAAGATGCGATGGTCGTGTTGCTCAAGGCCGAAGATGAGATGTCGAATGTTCGATTGCCGGCGAATTCCACCGCGATTCCGCCGGCGGATTGGATTCAATACGCGTCTCACGTGAACAAAACGATCTCGGACACTTTGAGAAACATCAACGACTCTAGGAATCATTATGGAACGATGATGCTCAGAGCGAAAGAGACAATAATCACGTCCTCGTCATCCAACGATCCTGAGAAATTCAAAACGAATTGGTTAGTCGTTCCTTGCCTTCTTGCCTCGTTGCACGTGTTCACAATGGTATCAAAGTTACAAATTCGcgtgtaa
- the LOC107995589 gene encoding uncharacterized protein LOC107995589 isoform X1: MYTNRCVNERTSLTRPLDSPDYVEFASLLRSRKTRIRQFQCCICATLIAIFTMALVVTVSYSVSHDIMDIGPNLTAPSFESNANLSRSLKKLKLGFAPESGSYTLFSNPSIAPSNSIFLPDQTRETVTRRLSKEEVREGLKAGRQAVSERLFTDASTSPLTSPSPEVRHRHAVSTCIDAGTLALAAVAELAATRKIENLRAIQGEPSAVGSFFDAGWKIFGACKQLTEPDCPPTVKYRTFDGSCNRPMQMGVAMTPFVRHLPPDYGDGIDSPRRAVSGADLPSAREVSLIVHKPSPSSNPSFTVMLAVYGQFLDHDITATALSQGLNGTSIPCCPPSDAHPECFPVPVSSGDPVFDVAGRTCMDFVRSAPAPQCKLGPRQQLNQVSAFIDGSMIYGTDKSTAENLREFRGGRLKMQLTPDNRTLLPPSTDPNDGCNRETERRRGRYCFAAGDARANENLHLTTMHLLWARQHNRVAERLARINPSWDDQTLYEESRRVVGAQLQHITYREFVPIVLGDRETDERDLRPLRSGHRSWKLDRNDTSVDPSIANSFAAAAFRFAHTLLPGLMRMTDERAGTSSYVELHRMLFNPYSLYAEGGLRSSITSATRNMIQMTSAHVTSQLTNHLFEDPVANTTVPCGLDLVSLNIQRGRDHGLPGYTVWREYCGLGRAESFSDLEGHLDPRTLEDISSLYESVHDIDLYTGALAELPNAGSIVGSTFMCLIADQFVRLQRGDRFWYEVGGQPHSFTEDQLTELRKMSLARLICDCSDEIGQIQAEVMRAVGPENPIISCENIPAPSYEPWKEIEKAESFNWTGLRNDINNTIEEIVAYINNSRTNLDTDWAAFKNYISDAFSDLRNQLFPLHPSNDSQETQKERSDSEIGVANAYRFWNGLKSNVTRSLNRSMSTMTGGPAAVTKWMAFKRSVVDQFANLKDQIAATRADVAPKLAMKKRYEQEQISLNSSRMSDMILAIFDWKNFKNNIISSLNNTITDIKSDKMSPPIGDQAWVTYRNEITRSFSKFKTVPPSLEHATSFNTRENISFRSTTFSPVITSNNVSNLTLDWSEFRARINDSVTRMIEGILSKRSTEIDPIAWATFRVTVKDEFARLRSEIGSIKDEWLGTETDRGEDSLNLWLNWFKYNYSEFDSLVVPSREEWDDFKKEINDTVMNILTIANSSDEYSFDELHRTFNRSFADLKNQLSSLRTLIEKTYNNKAAADWLAFQAQLNSTVKDLVDGLKNDELSIEDAMVVLLKAEDEMSNVRLPANSTAIPPADWIQYASHVNKTISDTLRNINDSRNHYGTMMLRAKETIITSSSSNDPEKFKTNWLVVPCLLASLHVFTMVSKLQIRV, encoded by the exons AGCGATCTTCACCATGGCTCTCGTAGTGACAGTGAGTTACTCCGTGAGCCACGACATAATGGATATAGGGCCGAATCTGACAGCCCCCTCGTTCGAGTCCAACGCGAATCTTAGCAGATCTTTGAAGAAACTGAAGCTAGGCTTCGCCCCCGAATCTGGCTCTTACACGTTGTTCAGCAACCCTTCCATCGCCCCATCCAATTCCATCTTCTTGCCTGATCAAACGAGAGAAACCGTGACACGGAGATTGTCCAAGGAGGAGGTGAGAGAAGGATTGAAAGCTGGTCGCCAGGCGGTTAGCGAGCGCCTTTTCACGGACGCCTCAACGTCACCGTTGACCTCACCGTCGCCTGAAGTCAGGCATCGTCACGCAGTCAGCACCTGCATCGATGCCGGCACGCTGGCTCTGGCCGCTGTTGCCGAGCTTGCGGCAACAAGAAAGATCGAAAACTTGAGGGCCATTCAGGGAGAGCCGTCTGCCGTTGGAAGCTTCTTCGACGCaggatggaaaatttttg GCGCGTGCAAGCAACTGACCGAACCGGACTGTCCACCCACCGTCAAATACAGGACCTTCGACGGAAGTTGCAACAGGCCTATGCAGATGGGAGTCGCGATGACACCTTTCGTAAGACACCTGCCCCCTGATTACGGGGATGGCATCGATTCCCCCCGCAGAGCGGTTTCGGGCGCCGATTTACCCTCGGCGAGGGAGGTCAGCCTGATAGTTCACAAACCTTCGCCAAGTAGCAACCCGAGTTTCACAGTGATGCTGGCCGTTTACGGCCAATTTCTGGACCACGATATCACGGCCACTGCCCTCAGTCAAGGTCTGAACGGCACCTCGATCCCATGTTGTCCACCGTCCGACGCCCATCCCGAGTGCTTCCCTGTCCCCGTCTCGTCCGGAGATCCCGTGTTCGACGTCGCAGGAAGAACCTGCATGGACTTCGTCAGATCGGCCCCGGCACCCCAGTGCAAACTCGGCCCCAGGCAACAGTTGAACCAG GTATCGGCGTTCATAGACGGGTCGATGATTTACGGCACGGACAAGAGCACGGCCGAGAATTTGCGCGAGTTCAGGGGCGGCCGTTTGAAAATGCAACTGACCCCCGACAATCGAACTCTCTTGCCTCCTAGCACGGATCCCAACGACGGGTGCAACCGTGAAACCGAGCGACGCAGAGGGAGATACTGTTTTGCGGCAGGCGACGCGAGGGCGAACGAGAATCTTCACTTGACCACGATGCACCTATTGTGGGCGCGGCAGCACAACAGGGTGGCCGAGCGACTGGCGAGGATCAACCCCTCGTGGGACGACCAGACGCTGTACGAGGAGTCTCGACGCGTGGTCGGCGCCCAATTGCAACACATCACGTATCGAGAGTTCGTGCCAATAGTTCTGGGCGATCGGGAGACGGATGAGAGGGACCTCAGACCCCTGAGATCTGGCCACAGAAGCTGGAAATTAGACAGGAATGACACGAGCGTCGATCCGAGTATAGCGAACAGTTTTGCTGCGGCCGCGTTCAGATTCGCCCACACCTTGCTGCCCGGATTGATGAGGATGACCGACGAGAGGGCGGGGACTTCCTCCTACGTGGAGTTGCATCGAATGCTGTTCAACCCTTACAGCCTGTACGCGGAGGGTGGGTTGAGGAGTTCCATCACATCAGCGACCAGAAACATGATCCAGATGACGTCCGCTCACGTCACCTCTCAGCTGACCAATCACTTGTTCGAGGACCCAGTCGCGAACACGACCGTCCCATGTGGCCTGGATCTGGTCTCGTTGAATATACAGCGTGGAAGGGATCACGGGCTCCCGGGTTACACGGTGTGGAGGGAATATTGCGGATTGGGAAGGGCGGAAAGTTTCTCAGACTTGGAGGGCCACCTAGATCCACGAACTCTCGAGGATATTTCATCGTTGTACGAGTCCGTTCACGATATCGATCTGTACACGGGGGCTCTGGCCGAGTTGCCTAACGCTGGTAGCATCGTTGGATCCACTTTCATGTGCCTGATCGCCGACCAGTTCGTCAGGTTGCAGAGGGGAGACAGATTTTGGTACGAGGTGGGTGGACAACCTCATTCGTTCACCGAag aTCAGCTTACCGAGTTGCGTAAGATGTCGCTGGCGAGGTTGATTTGCGACTGTTCGGACGAGATAGGACAGATTCAGGCGGAGGTGATGCGAGCGGTCGGTCCGGAGAATCCCATCATCTCTTGCGAGAATATACCAGCGCCATCTTACGAGCCGTGGAAGGAAATCGAGAAAGCAGAATCGTTCAATTGGACAGGTTTGAGGAACGATATTAACAACACGATCGAAGAGATCGTGGCTTACATCAACAACTCCAGGACCAATCTGGACACCGATTGGGCagcgtttaaaaattacataagcGACGCGTTTTCCGATCTTAGAAATCAATTGTTCCCGTTGCATCCATCGAACGACAGCCAAGAAACCCAAAAAGAGAGATCGGATTCTGAAATTGGAGTAGCGAACGCGTATCGATTTTGGAACGGTTTGAAAAGTAACGTGACGAGATCGCTGAATCGGTCTATGAGCACGATGACTGGCGGGCCAGCCGCGGTGACCAAGTGGATGGCGTTTAAACGAAGCGTCGTCGATCAGTTTGCCAATTTGAAGGATCAGATCGCGGCCACGAGGGCGGATGTTGCGCCCAAATTGGCGATGAAGAAGAGGTACGAGCAGGAACAAATTTCGTTGAATAGTTCGAGAATGAGCGACATGATTCTGGCAATCTTCGATTGGAAGAACTTCAAGAACAACATAATATCGTCCTTGAACAACACTATCACCGATATAAAAAGCGACAAAATGTCTCCTCCCATCGGTGATCAAGCTTGGGTCACATATAGAAACGAGATTACGAGAAGTTTCTCCAAGTTCAAGACCGTCCCACCATCATTGGAACACGCCACGTCGTTCAACACGAGagaaaacatttcttttcgTTCAACCACTTTCTCACCAGTTATCACGAGTAACAACGTGTCCAATTTGACTCTCGACTGGTCAGAGTTCAGGGCTCGAATCAACGATTCTGTGACCAGGATGATCGAAGGTATTCTGAGCAAGAGATCTACGGAGATCGATCCGATCGCTTGGGCAACGTTTCGAGTCACGGTTAAAGACGAATTCGCGAGGTTGAGAAGCGAAATTGGGAGCATTAAAGACGAGTGGCTGGGAACGGAAACCGACAGAGGAGAAGATTCGTTGAATCTTTGGTTAAACTGGttcaaatacaattattcCGAGTTTGATTCGCTCGTTGTTCCTTCGAGGGAGGAATGGGACGATTTTAAGAAAGAGATCAACGATACCGTGATGAATATCCTGACCATCGCCAATTCGTCCGATGAATACAGTTTCGACGAGCTTCACAGGACGTTCAATCGATCTTTCGCCGATCTTAAGAATCAGCTGTCATCTTTGAGAACGTTGATCGAGAAGACTTACAATAACAAGGCGGCTGCCGATTGGCTCGCCTTCCAAGCGCAATTGAATTCCACGGTGAAGGATCTGGTCGATGGTTTGAAGAACGACGAGTTGTCCATCGAAGATGCGATGGTCGTGTTGCTCAAGGCCGAAGATGAGATGTCGAATGTTCGATTGCCGGCGAATTCCACCGCGATTCCGCCGGCGGATTGGATTCAATACGCGTCTCACGTGAACAAAACGATCTCGGACACTTTGAGAAACATCAACGACTCTAGGAATCATTATGGAACGATGATGCTCAGAGCGAAAGAGACAATAATCACGTCCTCGTCATCCAACGATCCTGAGAAATTCAAAACGAATTGGTTAGTCGTTCCTTGCCTTCTTGCCTCGTTGCACGTGTTCACAATGGTATCAAAGTTACAAATTCGcgtgtaa